In Periplaneta americana isolate PAMFEO1 chromosome 3, P.americana_PAMFEO1_priV1, whole genome shotgun sequence, the following are encoded in one genomic region:
- the LOC138697036 gene encoding calphotin-like, protein RSRLFSVQVIVSRLVALGAAKPGLLGAVSYAAVLAAPIGVATFVSSQYHAQDTLGQYSYGYSGGPSAKTETRTADGITRGGYSYIDGHGLVQSTSYVSDPVNGFRAAATNLPVGPSAPAALVAPVIHGAPDVVAAPAHYAAAYAIPAVHAGVRLDTPEIAAVKTAHFAAHAVVAAPAHYAAAYAIPAVHAGLRLDTPEIAAAKTAHFAAPAVVVAPAHYTAAYAIPAVHAGVPLDTPEVAAAKTAHFAAPAVVGAPAHYAAAYAIPAVHAGVPLDTPELAAVKTAHFAAPAVVAAPAHYAAAYAIPAVHAGVPLDTPEVSAAKTAHFAAPAIVAAPAHYAAAYAIPAVHAGVPLDTLEVAAVKTAHFVAPAVVAAPAHYAAAYAIPAVHAGVPLDTPEVAAKTAHFAAHAEALAVQGRKKRSVAAYDAPAAVATYAAPAAVAAPVTVAAPSFGYPTVFAHATPVAVAAPAHLAVVEPVRSFGYSSFSAHADPVVVAAPVVVAAPAVTVTHAASFSLSVYI, encoded by the coding sequence CGTTCGCGCTTGTTCTCTGTACAGGTTATTGTCTCCCGCCTTGTCGCTCTGGGTGCCGCCAAGCCCGGCTTACTGGGTGCCGTGTCCTATGCCGCCGTCTTAGCCGCCCCCATTGGTGTGGCCACCTTCGTGTCCAGCCAATACCACGCCCAGGACACACTGGGACAGTACAGCTACGGCTACTCCGGCGGCCCATCTGCCAAGACCGAGACCCGCACCGCCGACGGCATCACTCGCGGAGGCTACTCCTACATCGATGGACACGGTCTCGTGCAGAGCACCAGCTACGTCTCCGATCCCGTCAACGGCTTCCGTGCGGCTGCCACAAACCTTCCCGTCGGTCCTTCCGCTCCTGCTGCCCTCGTCGCTCCCGTCATCCACGGCGCCCCCGACGTCGTggccgctccagctcactacgccgccgcctacgccatccccgccgTTCACGCTGGAGTGCGCCTCGACACCCCCGAAATAGCTGCCGTCAAGACCGCCCACTTCGCCGCCCACGCCGTCGTggccgctccagctcactacgccgccgcctacgccatccccgctgttcacgctggattGCGCCTTGACACCCCCGAAATAGCTGCCGCCAAGACCGCCCACTTCGCCGCCCCCGCCgtcgtggtcgctccagctcactacaccgccgcctacgccatccccgctgttcacgctggagtgcccctcgacacccccgaagtagctgccgccaagaccgcccacttcgccgcccccgccgtcgtgggcgctccagctcactacgccgccgcctacgccatccccgctgttcacgctggagtgcccctcgacacccccgaatTAGCTGCCGTCAAGACCGCCCATTTCGCCGCCCCCGCCGTCGTggccgctccagctcactacgccgccgcctacgccatccccgctgttcacgctggagtgcccctcgacacccccgaagtatCTGCCGCCAAGACCGCCCACTTCGCCGCCCCCGCCATCGTggccgctccagctcactacgccgccgcctacgctaTCCCTGccgttcacgctggagtgcccctcgacaccctcGAAGTAGCTGCCGTCAAGACCGCCCACTTCGTCGCCCCCGCCGTCGTggccgctccagctcactacgccgccgcctacgccatccccgctgttcacgctggagtgcccctcgacacccccgaagtagctgccaAGACCGCCCACTTCGCCGCCCACGCCGAGGCTCTTGCTGTGCAGGGCCGCAAGAAGCGTAGCGTTGCCGCTTATGATGCCCCTGCCGCCGTTGCCACTTATGCCGCTCCCGCTGCCGTCGCCGCCCCCGTCACCGTTGCAGCTCCCAGCTTCGGCTACCCCACCGTGTTTGCCCACGCCACTCCCGTTGCCGTCGCCGCCCCTGCCCACCTCGCCGTCGTTGAGCCCGTGAGGAGCTTCGGATACTCAAGCTTTTCCGCCCACGCCGACCCCGTCGTCGTTGCCGCCCCCGTCGTCGTTGCCGCTCCCGCTGTCACTGTTACCCATGCAGCTTCTTTCTCGTTGAGTGTGTACATatag